A genomic region of Chionomys nivalis chromosome 12, mChiNiv1.1, whole genome shotgun sequence contains the following coding sequences:
- the Prmt5 gene encoding protein arginine N-methyltransferase 5 isoform X2 yields the protein MPVFHPRFKREFIQEPAKNRPGPQTRSDLLLSGRDWNTLIVGKLSPWIHPDSKVEKIRRNSEAAMLQELNFGAYLGLPAFLLPLKQEDNTNLARVLTNHIHTGHHSSMFWMRVPLVAPEDLRDDVIENVPTSHTEEYSGEEKTWMWWHNFRTLCDYSKRIAVALEIGADLPSNHVIDRWLGEPIKAAILPTSIFLTNKKGFPVLSKMQQRLIFRLLKLEVQFIITGTNHHAEKEFCSYLQYLEYLSQNRPPPNAYELFAKGYEDYLQSPLQPLMDNLESQTYEVFEKDPIKYSQYQQAIYKCLLDRVPEEEKETNVQVLMVLGAGRGPLVNASLRAAKQADRRIRLYAVEKNPNAVVTLENWQFEEWGSQVTVVSSDMREWVAPEKADIIVSELLGSFADNELSPECLDGAQHFLKDDGVSIPGEYTSFLAPISSSKLYNEVRACREKDRDPEAQFEMPYVVRLHNFHQLSAPQPCFTFSHPNRDPMIDNNRYCTLEFPVEVNTVLHGFAGYFETVLYRDISLSIRPETHSPGMFSWFPILFPIKQPITVREGQSICVRFWRCSNSKKVWYEWAVTAPVCSSIHNPTGRSYTIGL from the exons ATGCCTGTCTTCCACCCGCGTTTCAAGAGGGAGTTCATTCAGGAGCCTGCTAAGAACCGGCCTGGCCCCCAGACGCGATCAGACCTGCTGCTGTCGGGAAGGG ATTGGAATACGCTAATTGTGGGAAAGCTTTCTCCGTGGATCCATCCCGACTCGAAAGTAGAGAAGATCCGAAGGAACTCAGAGGCG GCCATGTTACAGGAGCTGAATTTTGGGGCATATTTGGGTCTTCCAGCTTTCCTGTTGCCCCTGAAGCAGGAAGATAACACGAACCTGGCCAGAGTTCTGACCAACCATATCCACACCGGCCACCATTCTTCCATG TTCTGGATGAGGGTGCCCTTGGtggctccagaggacctgagagaTGATGTCATTGAGAATGTCCCAACTTCACATACGGAGGAGtacagtggagaagagaagacgTGGATGTG GTGGCATAACTTCCGGACTCTGTGTGACTATAGCAAGAGAATTGCAGTAG CTCTTGAGATTGGGGCTGACCTCCCGTCTAATCATGTCATCGACCGTTGGCTTGGAGAGCCCATCAAAGCAGCCATTCTCCCCACCAGCATCTTCCTGACCAACAAGAAGGGGTTTCCTGTTCTTTCTAAGATGCAGCAGAGGCTGATCTTCCGGCTCCTCAAG TTGGAGGTGCAGTTTATCATCACGGGCACCAACCACCACGCAGAGAAGGAGTTCTGCTCCTACCTCCAGTACTTGGAATACTTAAGCCAAAATCGTCCTCCACCCAATGCTTATGAACTCTTTGCCAAAGGCTATGAAGACTACCTGCAGTCCCCACTTCAG CCACTGATGGATAACCTGGAATCTCAGACATACGAAGTATTTGAAAAGGACCCCATCAAATACTCTCAGTATCAGCAG gcTATCTATAAATGTTTGCTAGATCGAGtaccagaagaagaaaaggagaccaaTGTCCA AGTACTGATGGTGCTAGGTGCAGGCCGGGGTCCTCTGGTGAATGCATCTCTCCGGGCAGCCAAGCAGGCTGACCGGCGGATAAGGCTGTATGCCGTGGAGAAAAACCCCAATGCTGTGGTGAC GCTGGAGAACTGGCAGTTTGAAGAATGGGGGAGCCAGGTGACGGTTGTCTCTTCAGACATGCGGGAATGGGTGGCTCCAGAGAAAGCGGACATCATTGTCAGCGAGCTTCTGGGCTCCTTTGCCGACAACGAGCTGTCCCCTGAGTGTCTGGATGGAGCACAGCACTTCCTGAAAG ATGATGGTGTGAGCATCCCTGGAGAATACACCTCCTTCCTGGCTCCCATTTCTTCCTCTAAGTTGTACAATGAGGTCCGAGCCTGTCGGGAAAAGGACCGTGACCCTGAG GCACAGTTTGAGATGCCTTACGTGGTTCGTCTGCACAACTTCCATCAGCTGTCTGCACCACAGCCCTGTTTCACCTTCAGCCATCCCAACCGAG ATCCTATGATTGACAACAACCGCTACTGTACCCTGGAGTTTCCCGTGGAGGTGAACACGGTGCTGCATGGCTTTGCAGGCTATTTTGAGACGGTGCTTTATCGGGACATCAGTCTGA GTATCCGTCCAGAGACCCACTCTCCTGGGATGTTCTCATGGTTCCCCATCCTCTTCCCCATTAAG CAGCCCATCACGGTGCGTGAAGGGCAGAGCATCTGCGTGCGTTTCTGGCGATGCAGCAATTCTAAGAAGGTGTGGTACGAGTGGGCGGTGACAGCACCGGTCTGTTCTTCTATTCACAACCCCACGGGCCGCTCCTATACCATCGGTCTCTAG
- the Prmt5 gene encoding protein arginine N-methyltransferase 5 isoform X1, whose product MAAMAVGGAGGSRVSSGRDLNCVPEIADTLGAVAKQGFDFLCMPVFHPRFKREFIQEPAKNRPGPQTRSDLLLSGRDWNTLIVGKLSPWIHPDSKVEKIRRNSEAAMLQELNFGAYLGLPAFLLPLKQEDNTNLARVLTNHIHTGHHSSMFWMRVPLVAPEDLRDDVIENVPTSHTEEYSGEEKTWMWWHNFRTLCDYSKRIAVALEIGADLPSNHVIDRWLGEPIKAAILPTSIFLTNKKGFPVLSKMQQRLIFRLLKLEVQFIITGTNHHAEKEFCSYLQYLEYLSQNRPPPNAYELFAKGYEDYLQSPLQPLMDNLESQTYEVFEKDPIKYSQYQQAIYKCLLDRVPEEEKETNVQVLMVLGAGRGPLVNASLRAAKQADRRIRLYAVEKNPNAVVTLENWQFEEWGSQVTVVSSDMREWVAPEKADIIVSELLGSFADNELSPECLDGAQHFLKDDGVSIPGEYTSFLAPISSSKLYNEVRACREKDRDPEAQFEMPYVVRLHNFHQLSAPQPCFTFSHPNRDPMIDNNRYCTLEFPVEVNTVLHGFAGYFETVLYRDISLSIRPETHSPGMFSWFPILFPIKQPITVREGQSICVRFWRCSNSKKVWYEWAVTAPVCSSIHNPTGRSYTIGL is encoded by the exons ATGGCGGCGATGGCAGTCGGAGGTGCCGGTGGCAGCCGCGTGTCCAGCGGCAGGGACCTGAATTGCGTCCCCGAAATAGCTGATACACTGGGTGCTGTGGCCAAGCAGGG GTTTGATTTCCTCTGCATGCCTGTCTTCCACCCGCGTTTCAAGAGGGAGTTCATTCAGGAGCCTGCTAAGAACCGGCCTGGCCCCCAGACGCGATCAGACCTGCTGCTGTCGGGAAGGG ATTGGAATACGCTAATTGTGGGAAAGCTTTCTCCGTGGATCCATCCCGACTCGAAAGTAGAGAAGATCCGAAGGAACTCAGAGGCG GCCATGTTACAGGAGCTGAATTTTGGGGCATATTTGGGTCTTCCAGCTTTCCTGTTGCCCCTGAAGCAGGAAGATAACACGAACCTGGCCAGAGTTCTGACCAACCATATCCACACCGGCCACCATTCTTCCATG TTCTGGATGAGGGTGCCCTTGGtggctccagaggacctgagagaTGATGTCATTGAGAATGTCCCAACTTCACATACGGAGGAGtacagtggagaagagaagacgTGGATGTG GTGGCATAACTTCCGGACTCTGTGTGACTATAGCAAGAGAATTGCAGTAG CTCTTGAGATTGGGGCTGACCTCCCGTCTAATCATGTCATCGACCGTTGGCTTGGAGAGCCCATCAAAGCAGCCATTCTCCCCACCAGCATCTTCCTGACCAACAAGAAGGGGTTTCCTGTTCTTTCTAAGATGCAGCAGAGGCTGATCTTCCGGCTCCTCAAG TTGGAGGTGCAGTTTATCATCACGGGCACCAACCACCACGCAGAGAAGGAGTTCTGCTCCTACCTCCAGTACTTGGAATACTTAAGCCAAAATCGTCCTCCACCCAATGCTTATGAACTCTTTGCCAAAGGCTATGAAGACTACCTGCAGTCCCCACTTCAG CCACTGATGGATAACCTGGAATCTCAGACATACGAAGTATTTGAAAAGGACCCCATCAAATACTCTCAGTATCAGCAG gcTATCTATAAATGTTTGCTAGATCGAGtaccagaagaagaaaaggagaccaaTGTCCA AGTACTGATGGTGCTAGGTGCAGGCCGGGGTCCTCTGGTGAATGCATCTCTCCGGGCAGCCAAGCAGGCTGACCGGCGGATAAGGCTGTATGCCGTGGAGAAAAACCCCAATGCTGTGGTGAC GCTGGAGAACTGGCAGTTTGAAGAATGGGGGAGCCAGGTGACGGTTGTCTCTTCAGACATGCGGGAATGGGTGGCTCCAGAGAAAGCGGACATCATTGTCAGCGAGCTTCTGGGCTCCTTTGCCGACAACGAGCTGTCCCCTGAGTGTCTGGATGGAGCACAGCACTTCCTGAAAG ATGATGGTGTGAGCATCCCTGGAGAATACACCTCCTTCCTGGCTCCCATTTCTTCCTCTAAGTTGTACAATGAGGTCCGAGCCTGTCGGGAAAAGGACCGTGACCCTGAG GCACAGTTTGAGATGCCTTACGTGGTTCGTCTGCACAACTTCCATCAGCTGTCTGCACCACAGCCCTGTTTCACCTTCAGCCATCCCAACCGAG ATCCTATGATTGACAACAACCGCTACTGTACCCTGGAGTTTCCCGTGGAGGTGAACACGGTGCTGCATGGCTTTGCAGGCTATTTTGAGACGGTGCTTTATCGGGACATCAGTCTGA GTATCCGTCCAGAGACCCACTCTCCTGGGATGTTCTCATGGTTCCCCATCCTCTTCCCCATTAAG CAGCCCATCACGGTGCGTGAAGGGCAGAGCATCTGCGTGCGTTTCTGGCGATGCAGCAATTCTAAGAAGGTGTGGTACGAGTGGGCGGTGACAGCACCGGTCTGTTCTTCTATTCACAACCCCACGGGCCGCTCCTATACCATCGGTCTCTAG